The Streptomyces sp. NBC_01463 DNA window GCAGCCGGGTCAGGGCCGCCTGGATCTCGCCGAGTTCGATCCGGAACCCGCGGAGCTTGACCTGTCCGTCGCTACGGCCGAGGAAGTCGATCCGCCCGTCCCTGCGGCGGGAACCCAGATCGCCTGTCCGGTACATCCGCTCCCCCGCCGGTCCGAACGGGTCGGCGACGAAGCGGCCCGCGGTGAGCCCCGCACGGTGCTGGTAGCCGCGGGCCAGGCCGCTTCCGCCGATGTACAACTCGCCGGGCACGCCGGGCGCCACGGGACGCAGACGGGCGTCCAGCAGGTAGACGCGCACGCCGGGCAGCGGATGCCCGATGGGCTGGCGGCCGGTCTCCGCGGGGTCCATGGCCCACTGGGTGACCTCGACGGTCGCCTCGGTCGGCCCGTAGGCGTTGACCATGCGCCGGCCGGGGGCCCAGCGCTCCACCAGCCGGGGGGTGCCGGCCTCGCCGCCGGACATCAGGGTGGCCAGGTCGGGCAGCTCGGTCTCGGGCAGGCCGGCGAGCACAGCGGGCGGCAGGTGGGCGTGGGTGATCCGTTCGGTGCGCAGGAACTCCGCGAGTTCCTCCCCGACGGGCACCTGCTCCGGGATGACGAGGCAGCCTCCGGTGAGCAGTGCCATGGTGAGTTCGGCGACCGACACGTCGAAGCTCGGGGAGACGAACTGCAGCACCCGGCTACCCGGCCCCGCCCCGTGCAGGTCACGGTGGGTGGCGGCCAGGGCGGCCAGTCCCCGGTGGGTGACGACCACGCCCTTGGGCGTACCGGTGGAGCCCGACGTGTAGATGACGTACGCGGGGTGGTCGGGGAGCAGTTCCACGACCGGGGGCGCCGCGTCCTGAGCGGTGCCGGCCGGCTGCGGGCCGTCCAGCAGGAGGACGGCCGCGGTCCCGGCGGGCAGCCGCCCGGCGTGACCGGCCGTGGTGAGGACGCACTGCGGCTCGGTGTCCGCCAGCATCAGGCCGATGCGCTGCTCGGGGTAGTCCGGGTCGAGCGGGAGATAGGCGGCGCCCGCCTTCGACACCGCCAGGATCGCGACGACGAGATCCGCGGAGCGCGGCAGCGCGAGCGCCACCGTCGTCTCGGGTCCGGCGCCCAGGGCGCGGAGCCGGTGGGCCAGCCGGGTGGAGCGCGCGTCCAGTTCGGCGTATCCGAGGACGAGGTGCCCGTGCTGGACGGCCGGGGCATCCGGTGTGCGGGCCACCTGCCCGGCGAACAGGGCGGGCAGCGTCGAAGGGGCCACGGGCGCCGGCACGCCCAGCCCGGCATCCAGCTCCGCCGCGCGCTCGGCGGCGGAGAGCAGCTCGATGCGGCTGAGCGGCAGGGCCGGGTCGGCGGCGACGGCGGTGAGCAGCCGCACGAAGCGGTCGGCCAGTGCCTGCGCGCTCTGCGGGTCGAAGAGCGCCGTGGCGTACTCGACGATGCCGGTCAGTCCGGCGGGACTGCCGTCGGCGTCGTGCGTCTCGGCGACGGAGAAGGAGAGGTCGCATCGGGCGACGCCCACCCCGAATCCCTCGAACTCGATGTCCAGGCCGGGGAGCCGGATGTCGGGCCGCGCCGTGTTCTGGAACGCCAGCATCACCTGGAACAGCGGATGGGCGGAGGACCGTGCCGGGTTGAGCGCCTCGACGAGCCGTTCGAACGGCAGGTCCTGATGGGTGTAGGCGGCCAGATCGGCCTCGCGGACCCGGCCCAGCAGTTCACCGAACCCGGGGTCCCCCGAGGTGTCGGTGCGCAGCACCAGCGTGTTGACGAAGAACCCGGCAAGGTCGTCGAGCGCCGGGTCCGTGCGTCCCGCCACTGCCGTGCCGATCGGAATGTCGTCACCGGCGCCCACGGCGCTGAGGAGCGCGGCAAGCCCGGCCTGCACCGTCATGAAAAGCGTGCTCTGTCGGGCCCTCGCAAGGTCCGCGAGGCGGCGGTGCGCCTCGGCCCCCAGGCTGAAGGCGACGGACGCGCCCCGGTAGTCGGCGACGGCGGGCCGGGCCCGGTTCGTGGGCAGTTCGAGCTGTCCGGGGGTGCCGGCGAGGGCGGTGCGCCAGAAGTCGAGCTGCCGGGCCAGCAGGCTGTCGGGGTCCTCCGGGTCGCCCAGCACGGCACGCTGCCAGAGCGCGTAGTCGGCGTACTGGACCGGCAGCGGCGACCAGTCCGGCGCGGCGCCGCCGCACCGGCTCGCGTAGGCCTCGGCGAGATCCCGCAGCAGCGGGGCGACGGAACTGCCGTCCCCCGCGATGTGGTGGACCAGGAGCAGCAGGACGTGCTCGTCCGGCGCCATGCGCAGCACGGTGCAGCGCAGGGGCGTCTCGGTCGTGAGGTCGAATGCGTACCGCGCGGCATCGAGCAGTTCCTGCGCCGCTTCACCGGCGGGGGTGTCACGGACCTCGACCACGGGCTCGGTCAGCGGCAGCACCACCTGGCGCGGGGTGCCGTCGCTCTCCGGGAACACCGTGCGGAGCGTCTCGTGCCGGGCGATGAGGTCACCGAGCGCCGCGGTCAGCGCGGGCAGGTCGAGGGCGCCGGTGAGCCGCAGCGGAATGGGGATGTTGTACGTGGCGCTGGGACCCTCCAGCCGGTGCATGAACCAGAGCCGTTGCTGGGCGAAGGACAGCGGCACGTGTGCGGGGCGCTCGGCGCTCTCCAGGGCGGGGCCGGTCCGCGCCCCGCCCTGGAGACGCAGGGCGAGTGAGGCGGGGGTGGGGGCCTCGAAGAGCTCCCGGACCGGCAGCGAGACACCGAACGCGGCACGGACCCGGCCGAGCAGCTTGACGGCGGACAGGGAATGCCCGCCGCACTGGAAGAAGTTGTCGTCGCCGGTGACCTTCTCCCTGCCGAGGACCTCGCCGAACAGCCCGCACAGAATCTCCTCCTGCGGTGTGCGTCCGGAGCGCCGGGGCCGCGGAGCCCGCTCCTCTCCGGCGCCCCGGGCGGCCGCCGCCGGCGCAGCGGGCAGGGCCGCCCGCTGCGCCGCGTCGAGCACGGGCAGTTCCCCGACCGGGCGCCCCGGGCGCTCCGCCATGGCTTCGAGCAGGCGTACGGCGTGCGCGACCAGCATCTCGGCCGCCGGGGCCGCGTAGACGTCGGGCCGGTATTCGAGTCGCAGCAGCAGCCGGTCCCCCTCGATGCCGGAGATCATGCGCAGCGGGTAGTGGGCAGCGTCCTTGCCGGAGACCTCGCGGACCCGCAGTCCCGCGTAGGAGGGGGGTGTGGCGCCGCCACCCGGGTAGTTCTCGACGGTGAGGGCCGTGTCGAAGAGGTCTCCGTGGCCGGCCAGCCGCTGGAGCTCGCCAAGACGCAGGTGCTGGTGGTCCAGGAGTCCGCTCTGCTCGTCCTGGAGGCGGGCCAGCTGGGCGGTGAGCGTGGCGGAACGGTCGAGCCGGACCCGTACCGGCACGGTGTTGATGAAGAGACCGACCATGGTCTCGATGCCGGGTATCTCCGGCGGGCGCCCGGACACGACCGAGCCGAACACCACGTCGTCGGTGCCG harbors:
- a CDS encoding amino acid adenylation domain-containing protein, giving the protein MTNSTKTPVKAATKTPAKASGLEDVLPLSPLQEGLLFHALADEDGTDVYNTQLVMALEGPLDPARMRAAATALLHRHANLRAAFRQRANGQAIQVIHREVTLPWAEVDLSGLSGDARHTALDALLAEDRGRRFDLAVAPAARFTLVRAEAELHQLVLTNHHILLDGWSAPIVQRELLTLYAEGGAPTQLPPVTPYRTYLAWLAGRSAAGSAPQEAAREAWTEALAGLPAPTLVAAADEERTPLLPEYATARLDAERTAALIAAARANGLTVNTLLQGMWALVLGALTGTDDVVFGSVVSGRPPEIPGIETMVGLFINTVPVRVRLDRSATLTAQLARLQDEQSGLLDHQHLRLGELQRLAGHGDLFDTALTVENYPGGGATPPSYAGLRVREVSGKDAAHYPLRMISGIEGDRLLLRLEYRPDVYAAPAAEMLVAHAVRLLEAMAERPGRPVGELPVLDAAQRAALPAAPAAAARGAGEERAPRPRRSGRTPQEEILCGLFGEVLGREKVTGDDNFFQCGGHSLSAVKLLGRVRAAFGVSLPVRELFEAPTPASLALRLQGGARTGPALESAERPAHVPLSFAQQRLWFMHRLEGPSATYNIPIPLRLTGALDLPALTAALGDLIARHETLRTVFPESDGTPRQVVLPLTEPVVEVRDTPAGEAAQELLDAARYAFDLTTETPLRCTVLRMAPDEHVLLLLVHHIAGDGSSVAPLLRDLAEAYASRCGGAAPDWSPLPVQYADYALWQRAVLGDPEDPDSLLARQLDFWRTALAGTPGQLELPTNRARPAVADYRGASVAFSLGAEAHRRLADLARARQSTLFMTVQAGLAALLSAVGAGDDIPIGTAVAGRTDPALDDLAGFFVNTLVLRTDTSGDPGFGELLGRVREADLAAYTHQDLPFERLVEALNPARSSAHPLFQVMLAFQNTARPDIRLPGLDIEFEGFGVGVARCDLSFSVAETHDADGSPAGLTGIVEYATALFDPQSAQALADRFVRLLTAVAADPALPLSRIELLSAAERAAELDAGLGVPAPVAPSTLPALFAGQVARTPDAPAVQHGHLVLGYAELDARSTRLAHRLRALGAGPETTVALALPRSADLVVAILAVSKAGAAYLPLDPDYPEQRIGLMLADTEPQCVLTTAGHAGRLPAGTAAVLLLDGPQPAGTAQDAAPPVVELLPDHPAYVIYTSGSTGTPKGVVVTHRGLAALAATHRDLHGAGPGSRVLQFVSPSFDVSVAELTMALLTGGCLVIPEQVPVGEELAEFLRTERITHAHLPPAVLAGLPETELPDLATLMSGGEAGTPRLVERWAPGRRMVNAYGPTEATVEVTQWAMDPAETGRQPIGHPLPGVRVYLLDARLRPVAPGVPGELYIGGSGLARGYQHRAGLTAGRFVADPFGPAGERMYRTGDLGSRRRDGRIDFLGRSDGQVKLRGFRIELGEIQAALTRLPDVVAAAVTVREDRPGDRRLVAYTVLRDGSAGAATIRTALAGELPEHMVPSAVVPLDRLPLTPNGKLDVRALPAPADHHGTYRAPRTAREEVMCRLYAEILGVDTVGIDDNFFERGGHSLLASRLAGLITQVLGAVTPVRAVFEAPTPAALLHRIDTEGGEAGGGGFDVLLPLRTTGESAPLFCVHPVGGLSWCYSGLLRTLDTDTPVYGLQSRGVDGETPTAESMRGMLDDYVAQIRSVRPHGPYHLLGWSLGGTLAQALAAELQQRGEEVGLLVLLDAYPVEEERRVEMEARQILVDMYQAYARMHGEDDTLPAAEDAVRAGIVAYMGRSDGEVRHLDEKQRGDVLNVLVNNVRLASPTEPAPYKGDVLLVAAEENVREWAHPQGWEPYLSGEFERVGVAATHEAMMAPGPASEIGRILSTRL